The uncultured Hyphomonas sp. genome includes a window with the following:
- the argB gene encoding acetylglutamate kinase — protein MTDEFSAAQFTAKTLSEALPYIQRYAGQIIVVKYGGHAMVDETLSAMFARDVVLLKTLGIHPVIVHGGGPQIGKLLDRLGIVSEFKGGLRVTDEATMEVVEMVLSGPINKSIVRAINQAGGLAVGLSGSDGQLLQATKATKTERDPDSHIEQVLDLGFVGEPTGVDTSVIEALLKADSQLIPVVAPVAMGPDGHRFNVNADTAAGALAEALGASRLMLLTDVAGVLDKDKKLMRDIPVADIPGLIEDGTAVGGMIPKLETAAHSVNHGVGAAVILDGRAPHALLMELFTEHGAGTLIS, from the coding sequence ATGACTGACGAGTTCTCTGCCGCCCAATTCACCGCGAAGACCCTGTCCGAGGCGCTGCCCTATATCCAGCGCTATGCCGGGCAGATCATCGTCGTGAAGTATGGCGGCCATGCCATGGTGGACGAAACGCTTTCTGCCATGTTCGCCCGCGATGTGGTTCTGCTGAAGACGCTGGGCATTCATCCGGTCATCGTGCATGGCGGCGGCCCGCAGATCGGCAAGCTGCTGGACCGGCTGGGCATTGTCTCCGAGTTCAAGGGCGGCCTGCGTGTTACCGATGAGGCGACCATGGAGGTCGTTGAAATGGTGCTGTCCGGCCCGATCAACAAATCCATCGTCCGGGCGATCAATCAGGCGGGCGGTCTGGCGGTCGGCCTCTCGGGATCCGATGGCCAACTGCTGCAGGCGACCAAGGCCACCAAGACAGAGCGCGATCCGGACAGCCATATCGAACAGGTGCTGGACCTTGGCTTTGTCGGCGAGCCGACCGGCGTGGACACGAGCGTGATTGAGGCCCTTCTGAAGGCCGATTCGCAGTTGATCCCGGTCGTTGCCCCAGTGGCCATGGGGCCGGACGGACATCGCTTCAACGTCAATGCTGACACGGCGGCCGGCGCGCTTGCTGAGGCGCTGGGGGCCAGCCGCCTGATGCTGCTGACGGATGTCGCCGGCGTGCTGGACAAGGACAAGAAATTGATGCGCGACATCCCTGTGGCCGACATTCCGGGCCTGATCGAAGACGGCACAGCTGTTGGCGGCATGATACCGAAGCTTGAAACCGCGGCCCATTCCGTAAATCATGGTGTTGGGGCGGCGGTTATTCTGGATGGACGTGCGCCGCACGCCCTCCTCATGGAGCTGTTTACCGAACATGGCGCTGGAACGCTCATTTCGTAA